Proteins encoded in a region of the Zea mays cultivar B73 chromosome 2, Zm-B73-REFERENCE-NAM-5.0, whole genome shotgun sequence genome:
- the LOC109944147 gene encoding uncharacterized protein: protein MEVVVRPVVVNRPHEDFDRAIDDVPTVPDAQSGPNLIPLSQPGDGLQKDLAACIPLAQTNCRETPTLGVDPHTEARGCFGDGFIASNGPEFRNEEEPYAFAMAADSDDDRPVGELTESDIEMLQHVFPDGRDPRVHEFSDLSLSHQANAEGRDDELLDAPEAGPSMMIEKGRVFKDLTSLKRWLQHYAVLRKRLYRVLHSYEKRRYTVVCDKDNCSWRVCARIQKITAKWKITKVVGPHTCAEHELTMKHRQLTSTLIGKRLMGILQSEPNMKVRTIMRIVENVFDGYKITYGKAWRAKQCVWKMIYGDWESGYEQLPVLLNAMKAVNPGMHYEYIPKPNAWIDGRQIFFRAFWCFPQCVDAFRHCRPVFSIDGTFLLGKYQGTLLIAISVDANNKLVPLAFALVEKENKDSWGWFLRLVRIHVVGPGREVGVISDRHQGILNAVREQINGYPPLHHRWCTRHLAENLLRKDGVKDNFELFQETCRQLEDKFFREKRLSVDLVIIHALVVGRLARMAQFHLLDPFYDESHRGRLLSEGQDLATLRSRTHNGFLDMVFDDRYTNYLRRAGLDVISYQLRRGLPTIDSAAITALVDRWRPETHSFHLPFGEMTVTLEDTQKILGLDVGGRAVTGQCDSDGWRARVEAFLGRELPAEGVERTAGVGITWLHQSFGVCPADADEATVQFYCRAWILHMFGCVLFPDATGDCASWMYIPCLTDWDTAGQYSWGSAVLSFLYRQLCEACRRTSSSSSIGGCVYLLQIWMWFRIPVGRPRVFQPRP, encoded by the exons ATGGAGGTTGTGGTGCGTCCGGTTGTCGTAAACCGTCCCCATGAAGACTTTGATCGTGCTATCGATGACGTGCCAACTGTTCCTGATGCTCAATCTGGCCCTAATTTGATCCCATTAAGTCAGCCAGGAGATGGTCTGCAGAAAGATTTAGCTGCGTGTATCCCTTTGGCACAAACCAATTGCA GAGAGACTCCTACTCTTGGGGTTGATCCTCATACCGAGGCACGTGGCTGCTTCGGTGATGGTTTTATTGCCTCCAACGGTCCTGAGTTTAGGAATGAAGAGGAGCCATATGCCTTTGCTATGGCTGCCGATTCAGATGATGATCGCCCGGTTGGTGAACTCACAGAGAGTGACATTGAGATGTTGCAACATGTTTTTCCAGACGGTCGGGATCCTAGAGTGCATGAGTTCAGCGATCTTAGTCTTTCTCATCAGGCAAATGCAGAGGGAAGGGATGATGAGCTGCTTGACGCTCCTGAGGCCGGTCCTAGCATGATGATTGAAAAGGGTAGGGTCTTCAAGGACCTAACTTCCTTGAAGAGGTGGTTGCAGCATTACGCAGTCTTACGTAAGAGGCTGTATAGAGTACTTCATTCTTACGAGAAACGTCGTTACACGGTTGTATGCGACAAGGATAACTGTTCATGGAGGGTTTGTGCTAGGATACAAAAGATCACCGCAAAGTGGAAGATAACAAAAGTAGTGGGGCCACACACATGTGCTGAACATGAGTTAACGATGAAACATCGCCAATTGACATCAACCCTCATTGGGAAGCGACTTATGGGAATACTGCAGTCGGAACCAAATATGAAGGTTAGGACAATCATGAGGATCGTGGAGAATGTGTTTGATGGGTACAAGATAACATATGGTAAAGCTTGGAGGGCTAAGCAATGTGTGTGGAAGATGATATATGGGGACTGGGAGTCTGGGTACGAGCAGCTACCTGTTCTTTTAAATGCAATGAAGGCGGTCAATCCAGGCATGCATTATGAGTACATCCCTAAACCAAATGCATGGATTGATGGGAGACAAATATTCTTCCGTGCGTTCTGGTGCTTTCCCCAGTGTGTGGATGCCTTCCGGCATTGTCGTCCTGTCTTTTCAATTGACGGCACGTTTCTTCTTGGCAAGTACCAGGGCACTCTTCTAATTGCCATATCCGTTGATGCAAACAACAAGCTAGTTCCCCTAGCATTTGCTCTGGTTGAGAAAGAGAACAAAGACAGTTGGGGCTGGTTCCTGCGACTGGTCCGGATACATGTGGTTGGCCCAGGACGGGAAGTTGGTGTAATATCAGATCGGCACCAGGGAATACTCAACGCGGTCCGTGAGCAGATCAATGGGTACCCTCCTTTGCATCACAGGTGGtgtactcgacaccttgctgagaATCTTCTGCGTAAGGATGGTGTCAAGGATAACTTTGAGCTTTTCCAGGAGACATGTCGAcagctggaagacaagttctttagAGAAAA gcgactttcagtagacTTGGTCATAATTCACGCACTTGTCGTTGGCAGATTAGCGAG GATGGCACAGTTCCACCTCCTCGACCCGTTCTACGACGAGAGCCACCGGGGGCGCCTTCTGTCGGAAGGCCAG GACCTAGCAACGCTTCGTTCTAGGACACACAATGGGTTCCTAGACATGGTGTTCGACGACAGGTACACTAATTACCTCAGACGAGCAGGTCTAGATGTAATATCTTACCAGTTACGACGCGGGTTGCCTACTATTGATTCGGCGGCCATTACTGCACTTGTGGACAG GTGGCGGCCTGAGACACATAGTTTTCATCTTCCTTTTGGTGAGATGACAGTCACATTAGAGGATACACAGAAGATACTTGGACTCGATGTTGGTGGCAGAGCAGTGACAGGCCAATGTGACTCTGACGGTTGGAGGGCTAGAGTTGAGGCCTTTCTTGGTAGAGAGCTTCCTGCTGAGGGCGTTGAAAGGACTGCTGGAGTAGGCATCACATGGCTCCATCAGTCTTTTGGTGTGTGCCCTGCTGATGCTGATGAGGCTACAGTCCAGTtctattgtcgagcttggatctTGCACATGTTTGGTTGTGTCCTCTTCCCAGACGCCACAGGAGACTGCGCGTCCTGGATGTACATCCCATGTCTAACCGACTGGGATACAGCTGGACAGTACAGTTGGGGCTCCGCTGTGCTTTCTTTTTTGTACCGGCAGCTTTGTGAAGCTTGTCGTCGTACGTCCTCCTCTTCGTCTATAGGCGGTTGCGTCTACCTCCTGCAGATATGGATGTG GTTTCGCATACCAGTTGGTCGACCACGTGTTTTCCAGCCTAGACCCTGA
- the LOC103642059 gene encoding vicilin-like seed storage protein At2g18540 has translation MCFCGDPCKVDKSEDHDTYRQRYWMCANFAFEPTIVQRRMNLMTPPPLCDFEQWIDTEISEKDKKWLENLQKWDAEDKERMKKRREELAAEQQREDEEKMRRVAECREDKEKKLERARRAKEAMEENPDAFRKGKWPRCTQ, from the exons ATGTgtttttgtggtgatccttgtaaggTCGATAAGTCTGAAGATCATGACACCTATCGACAGAggtattggatgtgtgctaactttGCATTTGAGCCAACTATTGTTCAACGTCGGATGAATTTAATG ACTCCTCCACCGCTATGTGATTTTGAGCAGTGGATTGACACAGAAATATCAGAGAAAGATAAGAAGTGGCTGGAGAATCTTCAAAAGTGGGATGCAGAGGACAAAGAGAGGATGAAAAAAAGACGAGAGGAGCTTGCTGCCGAGCAACAACGTGAAGACGAAGAGAAAATGAGGCGTGTTGCTGAATGCAGGGAAGATAAGGAGAAGAAGCTTGAGCGTGCACGTCGTGcaaaggaagcaatggaggagaaCCCTGATGCATTTCGCAAAGGCAAATGGCCCCGTTGTACTCAGTAG